The following are encoded together in the Mesoplodon densirostris isolate mMesDen1 chromosome 2, mMesDen1 primary haplotype, whole genome shotgun sequence genome:
- the SNIP1 gene encoding smad nuclear-interacting protein 1 produces the protein MKEVKSERDRGSRRRHRDGDMVAAAAAAAVVVKQERLSPESAPPVHRRPDSSGGSPSPPAGESGRPSHRGNRARGGSRSPARKKNKSSGRRSKSPRSKRSRSPHHSTVKVKQEREDHPRRGREDRPHREPSGQEHRRARNSDRDRHRGHFHQRRSSDERPGSGQPQGRDRDAQNLQAQEGEREFHNARRREHRQKNEAGSNASQDSLPQPGPGSNNKDKEVPVKEKPSFELSGALLEDTNTFRGVVIKYSEPPEARIPKKRWRLYPFKNDEVLPVMYIHRQSAYLLGRHRRIADIPIDHPSCSKQHAVFQYRLVEYTRADGTVGRRVKPYIIDLGSGNGTFLNNKRIEPQRYYELKEKDVLKFGFSSREYVLLHESSDTSEVDRKEDEDDEEEEEVSDS, from the exons ATGAAGGAGGTGAAGAGCGAGCGGGATCGGGGGAGCCGACGAAGGCACCGGGACGGGGAcatggtggcggcggcggcggcggcggcggtggtggTGAAGCAGGAGCGCCTCAGCCCGGAATCCGCGCCTCCCGTGCACCGCCGCCCGGACTCCTCCGGCGGTAGTCCGTCCCCACCGGCCGGCGAGTCGGGCCGCCCGAGTCACCGCGGGAACCGAGCCCGAGGAGGTAGCCG GTCTccagccagaaagaaaaacaagtcctCAGGGAGAAGAAGCAAGTCTCCCCGGAGTAAGAGAAGCCGAAGTCCTCACCACTCAACAGTCAAAGTAAAGCAG GAACGTGAGGATCATCCCCGGAGAGGCCGGGAGGATCGGCCGCACCGAGAACCCTCAGGACAGGAACACAGGCGAGCTAGGAACAGTGACCGAGACAGACACCGCGGCCACTTCCACCAGAGGAGAAGCTCGGACGAGAGGCCTGGCAGCGGGCAGCCTCAGGGACGGGATCGAGATGCCCAGAACCTACAGGCGCAGGAAGGTGAGCGGGAGTTTCACAACGCCCGGCGCCGGGAGCACCGCCAGAAGAACGAAGCCGGCAGTAATGCATCTCAGGACTCACTTCCTCAGCCTGGCCCTGGCAGCAACAACAAAGACAAAGAAGTGCCTGTTAAAGAAAAGCCAAGCTTTGAACTTTCTGGGGCACTTCTTGAGGACACCAACACCTTTCGGGGTGTAGTCATTAAATACAGCGAGCCCCCGGAAGCACGTATCCCGAAAAAACGGTGGCGTCTCTACCCCTTTAAAAATGATGAGGTGCTTCCAGTGATGTACATCCACCGACAGAGCGCTTACCTCCTGGGCCGACACCGCCGCATCGCAGACATTCCCATCGATCACCCCTCCTGCTCAAAGCAGCACGCCGTCTTTCAGTACCG GCTTGTGGAATATACCCGCGCTGATGGGACAGTTGGCCGCAGGGTGAAGCCCTACATCATTGACCTTGGCTCAGGCAATGGAACGTTCCTGAACAACAAGCGAATTGAGCCACAGAGATACTACGAACTGAAGGAAAAGGATGTCCTTAAATTTGGGTTCAGCAGCAGAGAGTACGTTCTGCTCCACGAGTCCTCGGACACCTCTGAAGTAGACAGGAAAGAAGATGAGGatgacgaggaggaggaggaagtatCTGACAGCTAG
- the DNALI1 gene encoding axonemal dynein light intermediate polypeptide 1 isoform X2: MIPPADSLLKYDTPVLVSRNREKRSPKVRPLKVSPQQPGPSGPVPQPPKTKLPSTSCVPDPTKQAEEILNAILPPREWVEDTQLWIQQVSSTPSTRMDVVHLQEQLDLKLQQRQARETGICPVRRELYSQCFDELIREVTISCAERGLLLLRVRDEIRMTIAAYQTLYESSVAFGMRKALQAEQGKSDMERKIAELETEKRDLERQVNEQKAKCEAIEKRESERRQVEVTKHNEEIQFLKRTNQQLKAQLEGIIAPKK; encoded by the exons ATGATTCCCCCCGCGGACTCTCTGCTCAAGTATGACACCCCGGTGTTGGTGAGCCGGAACAGAGAGAAACGGAGCCCCAAA GTTCGGCCACTGAAAGTCAGCCCTCAGCAGCCCGGACCCTCAGGTCCCGTCCCACAGCCACCAAAGACCAAGCTCCCCTCAACTTCCTGTGTTCCAGATCCTACGAAGCAGGCAGAAGAAATCTTGAATGCCATCCTGCCCCCGAG GGAGTGGGTGGAGGACACGCAGCTCTGGATCCAGCAGGTGTCCAGCACCCCCAGCACCAGGATGGATGTGGTCCACCTCCAGGAGCAGCTGGACCTGAAGCTGCAGCAGCGGCAGGCCCGGGAGACCGGCATCTGCCCGGTGCGCCGGGAGCTGTACTCGCAGTGTTTCG ATGAGCTGATCCGCGAGGTTACCATCAGCTGTGCGGAGCgagggctgctgctgctgcgagTCCGGGACGAGATCCGCATGACCATCGCTGCCTACCAGACCCTGTATGAGAGCAGCGTGGCATTTGGCATGAGGAAGGCGCTGCAGGCCGAGCAGGGGAAGTCAGACATGGAGAGGAAA ATTGCAGAATTAGAAACGGAAAAGCGAGATTTGGAGAGGCAAGTGAACGAGCAGAAGGCAAAATGTGAGGCCATCGAGAAGCGGGAGAGTGAGAGGAGACAGGTGGAGGTGACAAAGCACAACGAAGAGATTCAGTTCCTGAAGCGGACTAATCAGCAGCTGAAG
- the DNALI1 gene encoding axonemal dynein light intermediate polypeptide 1 isoform X1 → MIPPADSLLKYDTPVLVSRNREKRSPKVRPLKVSPQQPGPSGPVPQPPKTKLPSTSCVPDPTKQAEEILNAILPPREWVEDTQLWIQQVSSTPSTRMDVVHLQEQLDLKLQQRQARETGICPVRRELYSQCFDELIREVTISCAERGLLLLRVRDEIRMTIAAYQTLYESSVAFGMRKALQAEQGKSDMERKIAELETEKRDLERQVNEQKAKCEAIEKRESERRQVEVTKHNEEIQFLKRTNQQLKFPLRPCIRGGQGRLFETEEPFQIRNLPEAQLEGIIAPKK, encoded by the exons ATGATTCCCCCCGCGGACTCTCTGCTCAAGTATGACACCCCGGTGTTGGTGAGCCGGAACAGAGAGAAACGGAGCCCCAAA GTTCGGCCACTGAAAGTCAGCCCTCAGCAGCCCGGACCCTCAGGTCCCGTCCCACAGCCACCAAAGACCAAGCTCCCCTCAACTTCCTGTGTTCCAGATCCTACGAAGCAGGCAGAAGAAATCTTGAATGCCATCCTGCCCCCGAG GGAGTGGGTGGAGGACACGCAGCTCTGGATCCAGCAGGTGTCCAGCACCCCCAGCACCAGGATGGATGTGGTCCACCTCCAGGAGCAGCTGGACCTGAAGCTGCAGCAGCGGCAGGCCCGGGAGACCGGCATCTGCCCGGTGCGCCGGGAGCTGTACTCGCAGTGTTTCG ATGAGCTGATCCGCGAGGTTACCATCAGCTGTGCGGAGCgagggctgctgctgctgcgagTCCGGGACGAGATCCGCATGACCATCGCTGCCTACCAGACCCTGTATGAGAGCAGCGTGGCATTTGGCATGAGGAAGGCGCTGCAGGCCGAGCAGGGGAAGTCAGACATGGAGAGGAAA ATTGCAGAATTAGAAACGGAAAAGCGAGATTTGGAGAGGCAAGTGAACGAGCAGAAGGCAAAATGTGAGGCCATCGAGAAGCGGGAGAGTGAGAGGAGACAGGTGGAGGTGACAAAGCACAACGAAGAGATTCAGTTCCTGAAGCGGACTAATCAGCAGCTGAAG TTCCCTCTGAGGCCCTGCATTCGGGGCGGGCAGGGAAGGCTCTTCGAGACGGAAGAACCATTTCAAATCAGGAACCTTCCCGAG